From Chryseobacterium viscerum, one genomic window encodes:
- a CDS encoding ubiquinone biosynthesis protein COQ4: MKKIRVQFLLFVYDKTQKLYRKYFKKKKRQWQFNEKQLLEFQEDSLGRKLGEFYRKHGFSMIPKMENHDVHHLITGCGTNFEDEIAMQYLLLGNGKLNAHLLAAIVLGTIILPEYVRIYIKAYKKGQNMRAFHHWDFEELLWQKYEHVMDFIQQKETIVLH, encoded by the coding sequence ATGAAAAAAATACGCGTTCAGTTTCTGCTTTTTGTATACGACAAAACTCAAAAATTATACAGAAAATATTTCAAAAAGAAAAAGAGACAATGGCAGTTCAATGAAAAGCAGCTGCTGGAATTTCAGGAAGATTCTCTAGGCCGAAAACTGGGAGAATTTTACAGGAAACATGGCTTTTCAATGATCCCTAAAATGGAGAATCACGATGTACACCACCTTATTACAGGTTGTGGAACTAACTTCGAAGATGAAATCGCCATGCAGTATCTTCTTTTAGGAAATGGTAAGCTCAATGCACATCTTTTGGCGGCAATCGTTTTAGGAACGATTATTCTGCCTGAATATGTGAGAATTTATATCAAAGCCTATAAAAAGGGGCAGAATATGCGTGCTTTCCATCACTGGGATTTTGAAGAGCTGTTGTGGCAGAAGTATGAACATGTAATGGATTTTATTCAACAGAAAGAAACTATTGTTCTTCATTAA
- a CDS encoding winged helix-turn-helix domain-containing protein yields the protein MIKINQLNKEFESRVRLGIMSVLMVNDWVDFSEMKALLEITDGNLASHSNALEKAGYIEVKKEFVGKKPKTSYRVTQNGRQAFTEHLDALEKLLGR from the coding sequence ATGATCAAAATAAATCAACTCAATAAAGAATTCGAAAGCCGCGTAAGATTGGGCATTATGTCCGTTCTTATGGTTAACGACTGGGTTGATTTTTCAGAAATGAAGGCATTGTTGGAAATTACAGATGGAAATCTTGCCAGTCACAGTAATGCATTGGAGAAAGCAGGTTATATTGAAGTGAAAAAAGAATTTGTGGGTAAAAAACCCAAAACATCTTACCGCGTTACACAGAATGGAAGACAGGCATTTACCGAACATTTGGATGCTCTTGAAAAATTATTGGGACGATAG
- a CDS encoding RagB/SusD family nutrient uptake outer membrane protein → MKNIKKQYIKWAVVLSVFTGMVSCESDYLEADPTTAASEEAAYSSSANLMAIVNGMHRDMYYRQSDQGQNGQGGIMIIMDALADDLVFPSTGNGWYVSAVRWQDQVNDNASNDLYPYQFYYALIRNANLVIANGPSVPAPTAADAATIKTAIGEAYAFRAFCYYMLVQIYGKRYVPGGNNTQLGVPIRLVANEIPLARNTVEEVYTQINKDLDEAASRLAGVNRATKSHFNDKVILGLKARIALTQGNYAAAVTAAQAARAGFPLMDNATYNAGFNNLAGNGEWMWGATIIADQGDTFSNFGAYMSRNFNSTNIRQAPKAINSKLLLSFPATDVRTKNFDPTGAHTALALPSTYSKFPYTSQKFLAASQADSRVDVPYMRSAEMYLIEAEALARSGNEAGSKAVFDVFAKNRNASYTGAVTTGAAYITEILNSRRLEFWGEGFRFLDLKRLNQGLDRTGANHSSVVTNNVMTVANTDLRWEFLIPRTEINANPLIVQNPL, encoded by the coding sequence ATGAAAAATATCAAAAAACAATATATAAAATGGGCTGTTGTGCTTTCAGTCTTTACAGGAATGGTTTCATGTGAGAGTGATTATCTTGAAGCGGATCCTACTACTGCGGCTTCTGAAGAAGCAGCGTATTCAAGTTCTGCTAACCTTATGGCCATTGTCAATGGAATGCATAGAGATATGTACTACAGACAAAGTGATCAGGGACAGAATGGTCAGGGTGGAATTATGATTATAATGGATGCTTTGGCAGATGACCTTGTTTTTCCATCTACAGGAAATGGCTGGTATGTCTCAGCTGTAAGATGGCAGGATCAGGTAAATGATAATGCGTCCAATGATCTTTATCCTTACCAGTTTTATTATGCATTAATCAGAAATGCAAACTTGGTTATTGCTAATGGTCCTTCAGTTCCTGCACCTACTGCAGCTGATGCAGCTACAATTAAAACAGCCATTGGTGAAGCATATGCTTTCAGAGCTTTCTGTTATTATATGCTGGTTCAGATTTATGGTAAAAGATATGTGCCAGGTGGTAATAATACCCAATTGGGTGTTCCTATCAGATTAGTTGCTAATGAAATTCCTTTGGCAAGAAATACAGTAGAAGAAGTGTATACCCAGATCAATAAAGACCTTGATGAGGCTGCAAGCAGATTGGCAGGGGTTAACAGAGCTACAAAATCACATTTTAATGATAAAGTTATTTTAGGATTAAAGGCTAGAATTGCATTGACGCAAGGGAATTATGCGGCAGCTGTGACTGCAGCTCAAGCGGCTCGTGCAGGATTTCCATTGATGGATAATGCTACTTATAATGCCGGCTTTAATAATTTGGCAGGCAATGGAGAGTGGATGTGGGGAGCTACCATTATCGCAGATCAGGGAGATACGTTTTCAAACTTTGGAGCATATATGTCAAGAAACTTTAACTCTACAAATATTCGTCAGGCTCCAAAAGCGATTAACAGTAAATTATTACTTTCATTCCCAGCTACAGATGTAAGAACTAAGAATTTTGATCCAACAGGAGCGCATACAGCGCTTGCTTTACCTTCAACATATTCTAAATTCCCTTATACAAGTCAGAAATTCCTTGCAGCAAGTCAGGCAGACAGTAGAGTAGATGTTCCTTATATGAGATCTGCAGAAATGTATCTTATTGAAGCAGAAGCTTTGGCCAGATCAGGAAATGAAGCAGGATCAAAAGCAGTTTTTGATGTGTTCGCAAAAAACAGAAATGCTTCTTATACGGGTGCTGTTACAACAGGCGCTGCCTATATCACAGAAATTCTTAACAGCAGAAGATTGGAGTTTTGGGGTGAAGGTTTTAGATTCTTAGATCTGAAGAGACTAAACCAAGGTTTAGACAGAACAGGTGCTAATCATTCTTCTGTAGTGACCAATAACGTGATGACAGTTGCTAATACCGATTTACGTTGGGAATTCCTTATTCCGAGAACTGAGATCAATGCCAATCCATTGATTGTTCAGAATCCTTTATAA
- a CDS encoding SusC/RagA family TonB-linked outer membrane protein, whose protein sequence is MKMKLILSTAVLFFVGGHLVEAQKTKRDTIPQDTKIDEIVVVAYGSQKRETMVGSNTEVKAKQFADRPITSIGQALDGASAGVKVSTGTGQPGSSPSIQIRGIGSYGITTNPLYVVDGTIYTGSLAAINPNDIASYNILKDAASTSLYGSAAANGVVLITTKSGRKGKDAFNFSMSTGAVGRSIPEYDRVNVHQYYPLIWESIRNGRMTSVPGTTIADANAYATAQLISGVLKTNVFNVPDNQLVVNGVLNPDAKLKYTDLDWQKPLMNTGFRQNYELNYSGGSNTTTYFSSVGYTNETGYLIKSDFERFTARLKVDSQVKSWLKLGTSISGVSSNGNNSVEGVDNNSAYINPYRWTRTMGPIYSPYAHDPNTFATLYDSAGNIMYDAGSARGADAAAGRNVIQETLLNKDLSKNYYIISRAYAEIKVDPYLTLSTNVGYDIRNNRRSTYGNKIIGDAAPGGSAEKYSFTEQTFTWNQLLNYKRKFGDHNFEFLLGHENYKFMYEYLYGYKKGQIVDDNDELVNFVTPSTLTSRTDNYRKEGVFSRLNYDYKSKYLLSGSIRWDGSSRFAKDVRWDSFWSLGAGWRLKGEEFLSNSNLISELKLRGSYGEVGNDRTDSYYMYKSTYTLGYNNAQEPGILFGFLADPSITWEANKQTDVGIDFGFLNNRITGSVEYYNRVTEDLIFPVPLPVSAGVPDNTISRNVGTMYNRGFEFTVNADIIKNQNFTWNINANASTLKNQITELSNGITEIINGTKKISVGHSVYDYWLRQWYGVDPADGSPLFLVADAYANTTAADIRTVNGEKVTTNFNKAKYDYSGTAIPDLFGSFGTTITYKQWSLSAMFTYQLGGKTYDSNYAALMSSYSQGGALSTDILDRWTTPGQITDVPSLNSSTYTSSNAASSRWLVSSDFLTFRQATLSYSFSPETLSQLGVSGLRILVSGENLWSKTARKGLEPAQAFNGTASNRYTPARVVTIGFNVSF, encoded by the coding sequence ATGAAAATGAAATTAATATTGAGTACTGCTGTGCTGTTCTTTGTAGGAGGGCATCTGGTGGAAGCTCAAAAAACAAAACGGGATACAATACCCCAGGATACTAAGATTGATGAAATCGTTGTAGTGGCCTATGGTAGCCAAAAAAGAGAAACCATGGTAGGTTCCAATACCGAAGTAAAGGCCAAACAATTTGCAGACAGACCTATCACGAGTATCGGACAGGCTTTAGATGGAGCCAGTGCAGGGGTTAAAGTAAGTACCGGTACAGGACAGCCGGGAAGTTCACCAAGTATTCAGATCCGTGGGATAGGTTCTTATGGTATTACAACAAATCCTTTATACGTAGTAGATGGAACCATATATACCGGTTCTCTTGCTGCGATCAACCCCAATGATATTGCGTCATACAATATCCTGAAAGATGCTGCTTCCACTTCCTTGTATGGTTCTGCAGCAGCCAATGGTGTTGTTTTGATCACTACAAAATCCGGTAGAAAAGGAAAAGATGCATTCAACTTTAGCATGAGTACCGGAGCGGTAGGAAGATCAATTCCTGAATATGACAGAGTAAATGTTCATCAGTATTATCCTCTTATCTGGGAGTCAATAAGAAATGGCAGAATGACCTCAGTACCTGGTACAACTATAGCTGATGCCAATGCTTATGCTACAGCACAGTTGATTTCGGGAGTTTTGAAAACCAATGTTTTTAATGTTCCCGATAATCAGTTAGTTGTAAATGGTGTTTTAAATCCAGATGCAAAACTTAAATATACAGATTTAGACTGGCAAAAACCTTTGATGAACACAGGTTTCAGACAGAACTATGAATTGAATTATAGTGGAGGAAGTAATACAACAACATACTTTTCTTCAGTAGGATATACCAATGAAACAGGATACCTTATCAAATCAGATTTTGAAAGATTTACAGCAAGATTAAAAGTAGATTCACAAGTTAAAAGCTGGTTGAAATTAGGAACAAGCATCAGTGGAGTATCTTCTAACGGGAACAATTCCGTAGAAGGTGTGGATAACAATTCTGCTTATATCAACCCATACAGATGGACAAGAACAATGGGGCCTATTTACAGTCCTTATGCTCATGATCCTAACACATTTGCAACGCTTTATGATAGCGCAGGGAATATAATGTATGATGCAGGAAGTGCCAGAGGTGCTGATGCTGCAGCTGGAAGAAACGTAATCCAGGAAACTCTTTTAAATAAAGATCTTTCTAAAAACTATTATATCATTTCCAGAGCATATGCTGAAATCAAAGTAGATCCTTACCTTACTTTATCTACAAACGTAGGATATGATATCAGAAATAACAGAAGAAGTACATACGGTAACAAAATTATCGGGGATGCGGCTCCTGGAGGTTCAGCAGAAAAATACAGCTTTACTGAACAAACATTTACCTGGAACCAGCTCCTGAACTACAAAAGAAAATTTGGAGATCATAATTTTGAATTCCTTCTAGGGCATGAAAACTATAAATTCATGTACGAGTATCTATATGGATATAAAAAGGGCCAGATCGTGGATGATAATGACGAACTGGTTAACTTTGTAACTCCATCAACGCTTACATCACGTACAGACAATTACAGAAAAGAAGGAGTCTTTTCAAGATTAAATTATGATTACAAATCAAAATACCTGCTTTCAGGATCTATCCGTTGGGATGGTTCATCCAGGTTTGCTAAAGATGTAAGATGGGATTCATTCTGGTCTCTTGGTGCAGGATGGAGATTGAAAGGAGAAGAGTTCTTAAGCAATTCTAACCTTATCAGTGAATTGAAACTGAGAGGTTCTTATGGTGAAGTAGGGAATGACAGAACAGACAGTTATTATATGTATAAAAGTACTTATACTTTAGGGTATAATAATGCTCAGGAACCGGGAATTTTATTTGGGTTTTTGGCAGACCCTTCAATCACCTGGGAGGCTAACAAACAAACCGATGTAGGTATTGATTTTGGATTCTTAAATAATAGAATTACTGGGTCTGTAGAATATTATAACAGAGTTACTGAAGATCTGATCTTCCCTGTTCCACTGCCAGTTTCTGCAGGGGTTCCGGATAATACAATCAGCAGAAATGTAGGGACAATGTATAACCGCGGATTTGAGTTCACTGTTAATGCAGACATTATTAAAAATCAAAACTTCACATGGAATATTAACGCCAATGCATCTACGCTTAAAAATCAGATTACAGAACTTTCTAATGGCATCACGGAAATTATCAACGGAACGAAGAAAATCTCTGTAGGGCACTCAGTATATGATTATTGGCTAAGACAGTGGTATGGGGTAGATCCCGCGGATGGCTCACCTTTATTCCTGGTTGCTGATGCTTATGCCAATACAACAGCTGCTGATATCAGAACGGTGAATGGAGAAAAAGTTACCACCAATTTCAATAAAGCAAAATATGACTATTCTGGTACAGCAATTCCTGATTTATTCGGAAGCTTCGGAACAACAATTACGTATAAACAATGGTCATTATCTGCAATGTTTACGTATCAGTTAGGAGGAAAGACATATGACTCCAATTATGCAGCATTGATGTCCAGCTACTCACAAGGAGGAGCTTTAAGTACGGATATTCTGGATAGATGGACTACTCCGGGGCAGATCACGGACGTACCTTCATTGAATTCTTCAACATATACAAGTTCAAATGCGGCTTCATCAAGATGGCTGGTAAGCTCAGATTTTCTTACATTCAGGCAAGCTACCTTAAGCTATAGTTTCAGTCCTGAAACTTTATCTCAGCTTGGAGTATCCGGGTTAAGAATTCTTGTTTCCGGTGAAAATTTATGGAGTAAAACAGCAAGAAAAGGTTTGGAACCGGCTCAGGCATTCAACGGTACAGCGTCAAACAGATATACTCCGGCGAGAGTGGTAACGATAGGATTTAATGTGTCATTTTAA
- a CDS encoding enoyl-CoA hydratase/isomerase family protein, which produces MSEFVASEIKNNIAEISFGTPKSNSLPGAILEKLAETILEEGAKDEVKAILVKSAGEKAFCAGASFDELLAIEELEASTRFFGGFAKVLNAMRNCGKIVVVRVQGKTTGGGVGIACGADYCFATKDSALALTEVNLGIGPFVIGPYVERKIGKSQFSAMAIDADFRSAEWAEQHNIYHSVSASIQEMDEKLETFLQTLASRSSDALALIKKVSWEGTDHFNELMPARIHMSASLILEDSAKKNIESIKERLRAK; this is translated from the coding sequence ATGAGCGAATTTGTAGCATCAGAAATTAAAAATAATATTGCTGAGATCAGTTTCGGAACACCCAAAAGTAACTCTCTTCCGGGGGCAATTTTAGAAAAACTGGCAGAAACCATTCTTGAAGAAGGTGCGAAAGATGAGGTGAAAGCTATCTTAGTTAAAAGTGCAGGTGAAAAAGCATTCTGCGCTGGAGCAAGTTTTGATGAGCTTTTAGCCATTGAAGAGCTGGAAGCTTCCACACGATTTTTTGGTGGTTTTGCAAAAGTTTTAAATGCTATGAGAAACTGTGGCAAAATTGTAGTAGTAAGAGTTCAGGGGAAAACAACCGGTGGAGGAGTTGGAATTGCATGCGGAGCAGACTATTGTTTTGCAACAAAAGATTCAGCTTTAGCACTTACTGAGGTTAATCTTGGAATAGGGCCTTTTGTAATAGGACCTTATGTAGAAAGAAAAATCGGAAAGTCTCAATTTTCAGCGATGGCTATTGATGCAGACTTCAGATCTGCTGAGTGGGCTGAGCAGCATAATATTTACCATTCCGTGTCAGCTTCTATTCAGGAGATGGATGAAAAACTGGAAACATTTTTACAGACTTTGGCATCAAGAAGCAGCGATGCTTTAGCATTAATTAAAAAAGTTTCATGGGAGGGTACAGATCATTTCAATGAACTAATGCCTGCAAGAATTCATATGAGTGCAAGTCTTATCCTGGAAGATTCTGCTAAGAAAAACATTGAGTCTATTAAAGAAAGGTTGAGAGCAAAATAA
- a CDS encoding phage tail protein translates to MDEYIGIVKLFAGNFAPRGWMFCDGSLISISRNSALFSILGTTYGGDGISTFALPNLKGRMALGAGNVNANQFYPLGVVSGTTQNTLLTSNLPSIAGGFQLKVANKNANSSTPTALSSIAISGTQVGRDFNVVSSFVNDSNPDTAINAQSISFVGQNLPVNNMPPYLGLNYIICVEGIYPPRD, encoded by the coding sequence ATGGATGAATACATTGGAATTGTAAAATTATTTGCAGGAAATTTTGCACCTAGAGGCTGGATGTTTTGTGACGGAAGCTTAATAAGCATTTCAAGAAATTCTGCCTTATTCTCTATTTTAGGCACAACTTACGGCGGAGATGGTATCTCTACTTTCGCTCTGCCAAACTTAAAAGGCCGTATGGCTTTAGGAGCAGGAAATGTAAATGCCAACCAGTTTTATCCTTTGGGAGTGGTATCTGGTACTACACAGAATACTCTTTTAACCTCAAACCTTCCAAGCATCGCGGGTGGGTTTCAACTGAAAGTTGCTAATAAGAACGCCAATTCATCAACACCTACGGCATTATCATCTATTGCTATCTCAGGAACACAGGTAGGTAGAGATTTCAATGTGGTATCAAGCTTTGTCAATGACTCTAATCCTGACACTGCTATCAACGCGCAAAGCATCTCTTTTGTAGGACAAAATTTACCCGTAAATAACATGCCTCCTTATCTTGGCTTAAATTATATCATCTGTGTTGAAGGTATTTATCCTCCAAGAGATTAA
- a CDS encoding T9SS type A sorting domain-containing protein — protein MKSTTLFTICSLLISIFSFGQTSTEQFETESHGSTSFTDNGVIFNIISHVSVFDIQGNYPGTGWSGTANDNRYIDNSNDTQFPPSFSIKTTSNLFKVNRFWMYLSALNLDLNVAGTLTVTGKLSGVTKFTQTKSTGFATSLGSTNGYTLIDLTNLNGQNYSNIIIDELQLTVSGAFRYVGLDAFTWVKDSNLVLSTSETKSIKKDLTVYPNPTNGPLSIATEKAGEAKIYSVDGKMLKTVQTQRGNNEINISDLPKGVYILKTATESTKVIKN, from the coding sequence ATGAAAAGCACTACTCTTTTTACAATTTGTAGTCTGCTCATTTCAATTTTTTCATTCGGGCAGACCAGTACAGAACAATTTGAAACGGAATCGCACGGAAGTACAAGCTTCACAGACAATGGAGTCATTTTCAATATCATTTCGCATGTAAGTGTCTTTGATATTCAAGGAAATTACCCGGGAACAGGCTGGAGTGGAACAGCGAATGACAACAGATACATTGACAATTCCAATGACACTCAATTTCCGCCGTCATTCAGCATTAAAACCACTTCTAATCTGTTTAAAGTAAACAGATTCTGGATGTATCTTTCTGCATTGAATCTTGACCTCAATGTAGCGGGAACACTTACCGTAACCGGAAAACTAAGCGGAGTAACAAAATTTACCCAAACAAAATCTACAGGGTTCGCAACAAGTTTAGGAAGTACAAACGGATATACTTTGATTGATCTTACCAACTTAAACGGCCAAAATTACTCCAATATCATTATTGATGAACTGCAACTAACGGTCAGTGGAGCATTCAGATATGTAGGCCTGGACGCCTTCACATGGGTAAAAGACAGTAATCTGGTATTGAGTACTTCGGAAACTAAAAGCATAAAAAAAGACCTGACAGTTTATCCTAACCCAACCAACGGACCTCTTTCCATTGCAACAGAGAAAGCCGGTGAAGCCAAAATCTATAGTGTAGACGGTAAAATGCTGAAAACGGTACAAACCCAGCGAGGAAATAATGAAATCAATATTTCAGATCTTCCCAAAGGAGTTTATATACTCAAAACAGCAACAGAATCAACAAAAGTTATTAAAAACTAA
- a CDS encoding SMUG2 DNA glycosylase family protein, translating into MNTTFADQVIEFNKNLSYTGTLPEGFEVLNPYLDNPETLMVMQKFYHKYYDDSAQRKFMIGINPSRHGAGVTGVPFTDTKRLESICGIKMESARTHEVSSVFMYDMIEEYGGTDLFYKDVYINSPFPLAIVRKTKSGWLNANYYDDKELFEAVKSFMIESLKKHISLNLDTSEVFVLGKKNADFISKLNKEAKLFDTITVLEHPRYIQQYKSKEKQLYIDKYILALKKQIP; encoded by the coding sequence ATGAATACAACTTTTGCAGATCAAGTCATTGAGTTTAATAAAAATCTTAGCTATACAGGAACTCTTCCTGAAGGATTTGAAGTCCTGAACCCTTATTTGGATAATCCCGAAACATTGATGGTCATGCAGAAGTTTTATCATAAATACTATGATGATTCGGCTCAGAGAAAATTTATGATTGGAATCAATCCAAGCCGTCATGGTGCAGGTGTCACAGGCGTTCCGTTTACCGATACAAAAAGACTCGAAAGTATCTGTGGTATAAAAATGGAATCTGCCCGTACTCATGAAGTTTCTTCCGTTTTTATGTATGATATGATTGAGGAATATGGTGGTACAGATCTCTTCTATAAAGATGTTTATATCAATTCTCCGTTTCCGCTGGCTATCGTAAGAAAAACAAAAAGCGGATGGCTTAATGCCAATTATTATGATGATAAAGAGCTGTTCGAGGCTGTGAAGAGTTTTATGATTGAATCTCTGAAGAAACATATCAGTCTCAATCTGGATACCTCGGAGGTTTTTGTACTGGGTAAAAAAAATGCTGACTTTATTTCAAAATTAAACAAAGAAGCAAAATTGTTTGATACCATAACTGTTCTGGAACATCCCAGATACATTCAGCAGTATAAATCAAAAGAAAAGCAGCTGTATATAGACAAGTATATTCTGGCATTGAAAAAACAAATCCCTTAA
- a CDS encoding DUF4241 domain-containing protein produces MNESWIQKWEEVKNILVSPTDLETYFTLDEILGQKMETMEIGNVSLPSGKVVVRDPLVSLNANQSPYFIQAPKGDFPVTIAVVKSEDWGDRYAVVKVEFTKEKPVVYREALVGIEELEDVTEEDFFGFGVDAGLGCITDKEVLPYVDKFVDGIDVDNVYDDYFAGLFSQSYKDHPTNQREAGDWINWTIPGTNHQIPMFASGFGDGTYPVYFAYDANEEICGLYIQFIDVELALSDEDEDEDNEDDQPDNFVFLKN; encoded by the coding sequence ATGAACGAAAGCTGGATACAAAAATGGGAAGAAGTAAAAAATATTCTGGTTTCTCCTACAGATCTGGAAACCTATTTTACTTTAGATGAAATTCTGGGACAGAAAATGGAGACGATGGAAATTGGAAATGTTTCCCTTCCTTCTGGAAAAGTAGTGGTAAGAGATCCGTTGGTTTCTTTAAATGCAAATCAGTCACCTTATTTTATTCAGGCTCCGAAAGGAGATTTTCCTGTGACCATAGCCGTGGTAAAATCTGAAGACTGGGGAGACAGATATGCTGTTGTAAAAGTTGAATTTACCAAAGAAAAGCCTGTTGTTTACAGAGAAGCTTTAGTGGGAATTGAAGAATTGGAGGACGTAACAGAAGAAGATTTTTTTGGTTTTGGAGTGGATGCAGGTCTAGGTTGTATTACTGATAAAGAAGTTCTTCCTTATGTAGATAAATTTGTAGATGGAATAGATGTCGACAATGTTTATGATGATTATTTCGCCGGGCTTTTCTCACAAAGCTATAAAGATCATCCCACCAATCAGAGGGAAGCAGGTGACTGGATCAATTGGACAATTCCGGGTACCAATCATCAGATTCCAATGTTTGCAAGTGGTTTTGGTGATGGTACTTACCCTGTGTACTTTGCTTATGATGCTAACGAAGAAATCTGTGGTTTATACATTCAATTCATTGATGTTGAATTGGCTTTAAGTGACGAAGATGAAGACGAAGACAATGAAGATGATCAGCCTGATAATTTTGTTTTTCTTAAAAATTAA
- a CDS encoding bacteriocin-like protein, whose product MKNLKKLSRHELRSFKGAGPNWSCALNPCPPGTCCLPGRWPDIARACYICADS is encoded by the coding sequence ATGAAAAACTTAAAAAAACTTTCAAGACATGAGTTGAGATCTTTTAAAGGAGCCGGACCAAACTGGTCTTGTGCCCTTAATCCTTGTCCTCCCGGAACCTGTTGTCTTCCTGGAAGATGGCCTGATATTGCCAGAGCATGTTATATATGTGCCGATTCTTAG